From a region of the Verrucomicrobiia bacterium genome:
- a CDS encoding ElyC/SanA/YdcF family protein, with product MRQRRPFKKIAVTTLMIGWMIFLVLVFGCNIWIIASTKSQVFYDVSSVPVNDVGLVLGTGKLIEKGRVNQHFVRRIDAAAALYREGKVKRLILSGDKGYDEPMEMKRALLQRGVPESALVLDNYGSRTLDSVVRARDVFKCVRLTIISERFHDFRALFLSRYFGIDAVAYAPGDLSARWMVRPTAREYLARVKAVLDLYVLNTKPAVAAS from the coding sequence ATGAGACAGCGCCGCCCATTCAAGAAAATCGCTGTCACGACGCTGATGATCGGTTGGATGATCTTCCTGGTACTGGTGTTTGGCTGCAATATCTGGATCATCGCGTCGACGAAATCGCAGGTGTTTTACGACGTCAGTTCTGTTCCGGTTAACGATGTCGGGTTGGTGTTGGGGACGGGGAAGCTAATCGAGAAGGGCCGGGTGAACCAGCATTTTGTGCGGCGCATTGACGCTGCCGCGGCGCTCTATCGCGAGGGCAAAGTGAAGCGGCTGATCCTCAGCGGTGACAAGGGGTATGACGAACCGATGGAGATGAAGCGGGCGTTGCTGCAACGGGGCGTCCCCGAGTCGGCCCTGGTTCTCGACAACTACGGATCGCGCACGCTCGATTCGGTGGTGCGAGCGCGCGACGTGTTTAAGTGCGTCAGGCTCACGATCATTTCCGAGCGCTTCCACGATTTTCGCGCGTTGTTTCTCAGTCGCTACTTCGGAATCGACGCGGTGGCGTATGCGCCGGGCGATTTATCGGCGCGCTGGATGGTCCGTCCGACGGCGCGCGAGTACCTGGCCCGGGTCAAGGCAGTGCTGG